From the genome of Ovis aries strain OAR_USU_Benz2616 breed Rambouillet chromosome 5, ARS-UI_Ramb_v3.0, whole genome shotgun sequence:
ggatctttctaacccagggatcaaaccctgatgtcccatactgcaggcagattctttatcatctgagccaccagggaagaccatctctaacatacatcttttaaaattacacaATTTAGAATAAAACACAAAGGAGCTGTAAATCCAAGTGCCATATCCCACTTGAGGCCCTCCCCCCTGCACCCAGGGAGGTCAGAGAGGGGTGAGCTGCTGACCCCCTAGGGAGAATGGGACCAGGGCCTATATCAGCTCCCACAGGTGGCAGAATGTGGTGACAGACGCTGTGGTTCTTGCATTTTGCTGGGGGCCCAAGGAGTTACCACCCCTTTCCAGGACCCAAGTCGTCCTTCGTGACATGGCTTTTCTGCAGCCAAGCCTGGCCCACTTTCTCCTTTCACTGACAGGACGCTGGGGGAAAGGTAAGGAGCCTCaggttgcattttttaaaaagaactccttagggaattccctggcagtccaagggttaGAACTCCACACTTGCACTGCTGAGGGCTTGGGTTCgctttctggtcagggaactaagatcctacaagctgtgccaagagaaaaaaaattcctaactCAAGCAGGCTACAAAGGAGTGGTTCCCAGGTCAGACTGGCCTTCACAGAATTAAGTACATCTTGAAGCAGTTGCCAACATTTACAGATTGGGAGATTTTATCTAAATGTTCAGAGCTGTGGTTTCTCTTCTAAAAGCAGGCCCTTTGGCTGAGCTGGGCTGCATCTCTGGATGGTGACAGTGGCCTGGAGCTCAGCAGCTGCTGCCCCGTTAGGCCCAAGATGCTTCCCAACACCTCCACACACAGCCTGAGCCCCTCATCTAGGCTACCTGCTTGGCCCTGGGCCCTCTGAGTTAAGGGACCTTCCCAGGAACCCTCTCCTCTTCACTGACATTAGGTGGGGTAGGAAAGAAATATAGGGCCTGGGCCCTCTGCTCCATCCTCTCTGGATAAGGAATTGAAAACTCCAAAACTTGGGCTAGATGCCTGAGGGGATAGGATGGGGCAAGGGTAGCAGGGAAGAGGCGGGCACTGAGGCAGGGATTGACAATAAAAGATGGGAAAGGGAGAGTTTTCAGAAGAAGTGGGCCATGGCCAGCAGCATCTGGGGCCAAGGAGAGGTGGGAGAAGCATGGACAAGACACCATCTGATCAGGAGGCCCCTGCAGTCCCCAGTGAGAGCCAGATCAGTGAGTTGATGGAGTATACTGAGGGCGGACTTCAGCCAGATTCTCCTGTGGCAGGTGTTTTCACCCCCATTTCATCACTAGAGGAAACAGAGGGCAAGCAAAGCACCCAGGGGCATGCAGTCACAAGGACCACCTGTATCCTCTCCATCCCCCATCTCTCCCTAAACCCCATTTTAGCCCCAGTCCCAGAATGCATGTTCCTAAATTTGCTATGTCAatctcagccatgaaattaagatgcttgctccttggaagaaaagctatgaccaacctagtcagcatattaaaaagcagagacattagtttgctgacaaaggttcacctagtcaaagttatggtttgtccagtagtcatgtatggatgtgagagttgggccataaagaaagctgagcgccgaagaattgatgcttttgaactgagatgttggagaagactcttgagagtcccttggactgcaaggagatcaaactagtcaatcctaaaggaaatcagtcctgaatattcatcggaaggattgATGcagcagctgaagctccaatattttggccatctgatttgaagaactgattcattagaaaatactctgatgctgggaaagattgaaagcaggaggagaagaggatgacagagaatgagaggattggatggcatcaccaacttgatggacatgagtttgagcaagctctgggagtcagtgatggacagagaagcctggtgtgctgcagtccatggggttgcaaagagtcagacacgactgagcaactgaactgaactgacctctccTCTTAATCTAGGTTCCTACTCCTATGCCCAGGGCAGAGGCCAACACCAGCCGGATGCTCAGAAATGCCACCCTGGAGAAATGTGAGTACCCGCAGTATGGGAGATGTCCAGCCCAGcagggaagagcctggcagaggcAAGGCCATCTTCCACCTGGCCactgctgcttccagcccagaAGGACAGCTGTTGGCCAGCATAGCTCCTGGGCTGGGGTCAGGCTCTCATGTAGAGGTCGAAGGAACACGAGGCTGTGAGTTGAAGAGGGTGGCAAAGGTTGGGGGCTGGGAGCTGGATTGAGGGGGCAGCAGCTTGAtaccactcccccaccccacaggcAACCACATCTTTGTGGACACGGGGCTGCCTGACCTAGCTGTGGGGCTCATCCTGCTGGCTGGCTCCCTGGCACTCCTGTGCACCTGTCTCATCCTCCTTGTCAAGATGCTCAACTCTCTGCTCAAGGGCCAGGTGGCCAAGGTCATTCAGAAGGTTATCAACACTGGTGAGCCCCGAGCAGTGGGTGGGCAGGCCTCAGGACGGGCCTTCTGGATCTTGTTAATCCTTCCTCTGACTTACTGTGTGATCTGGGTAAAGCCCtaccatctctgagcctcagtttccacatgtgAACAAAGAAGAGGTTGGACTGGGTGATATATGAGGTCCCTGAGATGCTGACAAGCTGGGAATCTGTGGCTGCTTCTGTTCTAGCAGGTGGCTCCAAAGGGATTCCCAGAGGCCATTGTTTGATTCAATTAACAAATGGTCATTAAGTCCCCTCTGTGTGCCAAGCACAGAGTGGTGTGAGGGATACAGAGGTGAGCCTCACAGAGATGGCTCTTGCCCTCAGGGGGCTCACACCACACATGgaaagacagcaaaaaaaaaaaaaaaaaaaaagatcaagggGGGGATAAATTTAGATAAAAGAGAACAGTTACTgccaaacagaaagcaaaaacagcaaATAGAGTATGGAAGAGTTGCTTTTGATAGGTGGTCAGTGGCTTCTGTgcagaggtgacatttgagcagggACCTGCCTGTGAAGCAGTCAGACATGGCCAAAGAGCTTTTTGAGTGGAGGGAACAGTACAtgcaaaggctctgaggcaggACTTGGCTGGGCAGGCTTGTGGCACAGAAAGGTGGCCAGCCCTGTGGTGGGAGCTTGGTGAGTGAGGTggacagaggcagggagaggtCAGCGAGGTAACAGGGCCCTGCAGGCTGCACTTAGAGCCCGGACTTTATCCAGGGCTATGGGGGCACTTGGGGGGTTGGGCAGTGACACCATCTGACTTTCATTTAAGCCTCATGTTGAGCTTTAGGGACCCCACCTGGCATGGGCAGAGGCCATACGACAAATGCTGGAATAAGGGGCATTTGTGGATCTTTGAGAGTTCAGAGGAAGGAGAAGCAAAGTCTGCATTGGGACTGGGGTCAGGGAGGGCTCTCCAGCGGCAGTGATATCCATGCTGAGTCCTGAGCATGAATATTTAGGAGTGAGGAAGCtatcccaggcagagggaacaacgGAGCAAAAGTATGATGGAAGCAGGCTAAGAAGGGTCTTTAATCCAAGATCAAGGAGGACCAGGAGAAGCTGCCGCAGTTGAGGAGGAGACTGACAAGGTGCCACTTGGAAGCTGGCATCAGAGACCTCCTCCCCAAGAAACGTCCCCACCCCTCTCAATCCCCTCCCACTGATCCTACTCGACGGTTTCCTCGCAGACTTTCCCACCCCCTTCACCTGGGCCACAGGCTACTTTGCCATGGTGGTAGGGGCCAGCATGACCTTTGTCGTCCAGAGCAGTTCCGTGTTCACCTCAGCCATCACCCCGCTCATCGGTGAGTCCTCACACTGAGGCAGggttgggtggggaggggccgGCAGGGAAAGGACTGAAGGAGGGAGCTGGGGAGCCCAtgtcctctcctctgcccccaggccTCGGTGTGATCAGCATTGAGCGTGCCTACCCGCTCACACTGGGCTCCAACATCGGTACCACCACCACAGCCATACTGGCTGCCCTGGCCAGCCCTCGGGAGAAGCTGTCCAGCGCTTTCCAGGTAAGCTTGGGAGAGGAGCCCTGCCAGAGGGAGGACAGGGCTAAGACTGGCACCTGAAGCCTGACCCAATGTAGACAGTGTGTACCAAACAGTTTTTGACTGCCTAGTAGGGGGCACCTGCTATGCCAGACTCTATGGAAATCATATGGGCAAAGTATACCTGGTGCCACCGTCAAGACCTTAGAGTCTAGTAAGGGAGACATCACTGAgaacacagtcagacatgactgagcgagtgtgCGCATGCACACATGCCAATCAATGAACAAGAGTCGGTGGGATTCACACTCTAGGGAAGGGGTGCTGTTAAGAGGGGGCCTGGCTTCATCTGGGGGATCAAGGACTGGGAGGCAGACAGCAAAGGGGTTGCTGCTCTAGGAGCAAAGGAGTAACTGATAAGCCAGGATGTTGCCCACTCAGGAGGCCAGGGCTTCTGAACCAGAAATCAGTATGAATCTTTCAGCTCCTGGATATGGATGGGATCTGCTGGGGAATTCCTGAGAAAGGGCTTAGTGGGAAGAAATGTGGAGAGTTTAGGGCCGTTTAGGGCAGTTATGTACCCACTGGTCCGGAAGTGTACCAGTGTTTCACTGGGGGCATGCTAGCCCTGAGTGCTGACTTTCCTGCTGCCCAGAGCTGGTGGTCCCGTCATCTAATCCTGACTCAGGAGCTAGGGCCATGCCTGCCTCCGcccctctgccttctctctcccctgcaGATTGCCCTCTGCCACTTCTTCTTCAACATCTCTGGCATCCTGCTGTGGTACCCCGTGCCCTGCACGCGCCTGCCTATCCGCATGGCCAAGGCGTTGGGCAAACGCACGGCCAAGTATCGCTGGTTCGCCGTCCTCTACCTCCTCCTGtgcttcctgctgctgccctCGATGGTGTTTGGGCTCTCCATGGCAGGCTGGCGGGCTATGGTAGGTGTGGGCGCACCCTTCGGGGCCCTGCTGGCTTTCGTGGTACTTGTCAGTGCACTGCAGCATCGCAGCCCCGGGTGCCTGCCCAAGTGGCTGCAGACGTGGGACTTCCTGCCCCTATGGGTGCACTCCCTGAAGCCCCTGGACCACCTCATCACCCGCGCCACCCTGTGCTGCGCCAGGCCTGAGCCACGCTCACCCCCACTGCCCACCAGGGTCTTCCTGGAGGAACTGCCCCCCGCCACACCCTCCCCCCGCCTTGCCATGCCCCATCACCACGATGCCACCCGTCTCTAGGCTCCAGCCCAGATGGCTGCCTGGAGCCAGAAGGAGCCTGTGTCTGAGATGCCCAGGGTGGAAGGGCAGAGGGGTGCGTCTGGGCATGTGCCGGTGCTTGTACAGGTCCTGGGAGGTCTCGGCTTGTGCGGCTGAGAGTGAGTGTATGTGCGCATGTGGGGGGGGCCGCATGCCAACTGCAAGGTATCTGGGTATGATTGTGAGTCCTTTGCAGATGTATTTGGAAGCCTGCACTTGTGTCCCTGTGTACACACAACTCTGACTATGCTGGGTGGGAGTGAGGGTGAGTCTGTG
Proteins encoded in this window:
- the SLC34A1 gene encoding sodium-dependent phosphate transport protein 2A (The RefSeq protein has 2 substitutions compared to this genomic sequence), translated to MISYGENLGGRAVSPLPVRGGHMMHGAAFAYVPSPQVLHRIPGTSAYGFPSVGPMALPEHGCPYGEVVEHHDPLPAKLALEDERKPEPGLIQKLRRAGVTLLKVPLMLSFLYLFVCSLDVLSSAFQLAGGKVAGDIFKDNAILSNPVAGLVVGILVTVLVQSSSTSTSIVVSMVSSGLLEVSSAIPIIMGSNIGTSVTNTIVALMQAGDRTDFRRAFAGATVHDCFNWLSVLVLLPLEAATGYLHHITRLVVASFNIRGGRDAPDLLKIITEPFTKLIIQLDKSVITSLASGDESLRNHSLIRVWCYPNPTEVPTPMPRAEANTSRMLRNATLEKCNHIFVDTGLPDLAVGLILLAGSLALLCTCLILLVKMLNSLLKGQVAKVIQKVINTDFPTPFTWATGYFAMVVGASMTFVVQSSSVFTSAITPLIGLGVISIERAYPLTLGSNIGTTTTAILAALASPREKLSSAFQIALCHFFFNISGILLWYPVPCTRLPIRMAKALGKRTAKYRWFAVLYLLLCFLLLPSMVFGLSMAGWRAMVGVGAPFGALLAFVVLVSALQHRSPGCLPKWLQTWDFLPLWVHSLKPLDHLITRATLCCARPEPRSPPLPTRVFLEELPPATPSPRLAMPHHHDATRL